A DNA window from Paenibacillus sp. HWE-109 contains the following coding sequences:
- a CDS encoding Ger(x)C family spore germination protein produces the protein MRKFSGILLSLVLMVLLTGCWSSRELNQLAVAVGLGIDKVGDMYKISAQVIVPSSVAESGKPGSATVVLFKSEGKTVLEALGRMTTVAPRKIYLAHVRVLVLGEELAKEGISKPLEMLSRDQESRTDFYIVVAKNSSAENVLKVLTPLEKIPANRLYSSLKTSSELWAPTITVTLDKLIQEMVTEGKTPVLSVIEVVGVKKTDGSRQNAENIDPPSQLRYTGLAYFRKDKLDGWMNEEDSKVYNYMTNHINKTVGIISCPNGGNISLKVIRSKTKLKGIVINGKPQINAEIQAETSIGQVECEIDLVDPSTIDMLEKSAGKQLEKLVLGSVLKVHKRTKLDIYGFGELIHEDNPQAWKDLKNDWDANIATLDVNIKADVKIRRLGTKGNSFLQDVKE, from the coding sequence ATGAGAAAGTTCTCAGGTATATTACTTTCGCTCGTGTTAATGGTCCTGTTAACAGGCTGCTGGAGTAGTCGGGAATTAAACCAGCTCGCAGTCGCGGTCGGTTTAGGCATTGATAAAGTCGGAGATATGTATAAGATCTCTGCACAGGTTATTGTCCCCAGCTCGGTTGCCGAAAGCGGCAAACCAGGCAGTGCAACCGTTGTTTTGTTTAAATCGGAGGGGAAAACAGTGCTTGAGGCTCTCGGAAGAATGACGACGGTTGCGCCGCGTAAAATTTATTTGGCCCATGTTCGCGTGCTTGTCTTGGGAGAGGAGTTGGCGAAGGAAGGCATTTCCAAGCCATTGGAGATGCTGTCGAGGGATCAAGAGTCCCGAACCGATTTCTATATCGTTGTTGCCAAAAATTCTTCGGCGGAGAATGTGCTGAAGGTGTTGACCCCACTTGAGAAGATCCCTGCGAATAGATTGTATTCCTCGTTAAAGACGTCTTCAGAATTGTGGGCGCCGACCATAACGGTTACCTTGGACAAGCTTATTCAAGAAATGGTTACGGAAGGGAAAACGCCCGTTTTATCCGTAATCGAAGTGGTTGGAGTCAAGAAGACTGATGGAAGTAGACAGAATGCGGAGAACATTGATCCGCCATCGCAATTAAGGTATACAGGTTTGGCATATTTCCGTAAAGATAAGTTGGATGGTTGGATGAATGAGGAAGATAGCAAAGTATACAACTATATGACGAATCACATCAATAAGACAGTTGGCATAATAAGCTGCCCTAATGGCGGGAATATATCGTTAAAAGTAATCCGCTCCAAAACCAAGTTGAAAGGGATAGTCATCAATGGGAAGCCCCAAATCAATGCGGAAATTCAAGCTGAAACGAGTATTGGTCAAGTCGAGTGTGAGATTGATCTAGTAGATCCTTCTACAATTGATATGCTTGAAAAATCTGCTGGAAAGCAATTGGAGAAATTGGTTCTGGGTTCAGTACTTAAGGTGCACAAACGCACCAAATTGGATATATACGGATTTGGTGAACTGATTCATGAGGATAATCCGCAAGCATGGAAGGATTTAAAGAATGATTGGGATGCCAATATTGCAACTCTCGATGTAAACATAAAGGCTGATGTTAAAATCAGACGCTTGGGTACGAAGGGGAATTCGTTCTTGCAAGATGTTAAGGAGTAA
- a CDS encoding spore germination protein yields the protein MMLEVLSDWKTLLWASLSFLVPFSISKLFGWFFQKERSNRGWNKEDNTTSASHPAPAPENLPRKLWKDWPPRDMLGENLQSNLSILGDQLGDNTDFSIRKFKIGHTETHAAIVYINKVSDLKTIQEFVLKPLMMDLGHMDISNLEASCDFKHYVKDHVLPLCTINEIQSLYQVIEGVLTGGTALLIEGIPGGLMLGTGSTVPQNFEEPTSEALVRGPKIGFVNALDENISLLRMRASDPNLRMLKCEVGERNKKNLVISYVDGIADPNLVDEVKRRIESIKIDDPLDSSYIEQLIEDNFMSPFPQVQSTERPDRVIASLLEGRVAILTDGTSYVSIVPVTFSMLLQSPEDYYVRWIPATLIRLLRFFAAFMALLGPAIYISFLSFHQGLIPTKLAISMAGTREGVPFPPFLEALIMEVVIEILREAGLRLPKPVGQTVGLVGGLVIGQAAVEAGIASPLMVIVVSLTAISSFAIPQYDAGIALRMLRFAAMFSAALLGIYGVVMFTLFLTIHFVKLKSFGIPYASPMVPYRLNDWKDFLIRAPLSMMKLRPQMMNVQDQTRQREDPKEGK from the coding sequence ATGATGTTGGAAGTTCTTTCAGATTGGAAAACGCTCTTATGGGCATCGTTATCCTTTCTGGTTCCATTTAGCATCTCCAAATTATTTGGCTGGTTTTTCCAAAAGGAAAGGTCCAATCGAGGTTGGAACAAAGAAGATAATACCACGTCAGCAAGCCATCCTGCTCCAGCCCCCGAGAACTTGCCTCGAAAGTTGTGGAAAGATTGGCCGCCACGCGACATGTTGGGCGAAAATCTACAATCAAATTTATCGATTCTGGGCGATCAACTAGGTGACAATACGGATTTTTCCATCCGTAAATTTAAAATTGGACATACAGAGACTCATGCGGCAATCGTCTATATCAATAAAGTATCTGATTTAAAGACCATTCAAGAATTTGTTCTAAAACCATTAATGATGGATCTTGGTCATATGGATATTTCAAATCTGGAAGCAAGCTGCGATTTCAAACATTATGTGAAAGATCATGTCTTGCCACTTTGCACAATAAACGAAATACAATCCTTATATCAGGTCATTGAAGGGGTGTTGACAGGGGGAACAGCTTTACTCATTGAGGGTATTCCCGGCGGTCTGATGCTAGGAACTGGATCCACAGTCCCGCAGAATTTCGAAGAACCAACTTCAGAAGCGCTTGTGCGCGGACCTAAGATCGGTTTTGTCAACGCATTGGACGAGAATATCTCGCTTTTGCGTATGAGAGCATCCGATCCTAATTTGCGAATGTTGAAATGCGAAGTAGGAGAACGGAACAAGAAGAATTTGGTTATTTCTTATGTGGATGGCATTGCCGATCCGAACTTGGTGGATGAAGTGAAACGCAGAATTGAGAGTATTAAGATCGATGACCCGCTTGATTCCAGTTATATTGAACAATTAATTGAAGATAATTTCATGTCGCCATTTCCCCAGGTGCAAAGTACAGAACGACCGGATCGCGTCATAGCTTCACTGTTGGAAGGCAGAGTTGCCATTCTAACAGACGGCACCTCCTACGTTTCCATCGTGCCGGTTACGTTCAGCATGCTTTTGCAGTCGCCAGAAGATTATTATGTTCGCTGGATTCCAGCAACTTTGATTCGCCTTTTGCGCTTTTTTGCGGCGTTTATGGCTTTACTTGGACCGGCCATTTATATTTCCTTCTTATCCTTTCATCAAGGTTTGATTCCGACCAAACTTGCTATTTCGATGGCGGGTACTCGTGAGGGAGTTCCCTTTCCGCCATTTTTAGAAGCATTAATTATGGAAGTTGTTATTGAAATCTTGCGTGAAGCAGGACTTAGGTTGCCCAAACCTGTCGGACAGACAGTCGGACTTGTCGGGGGCTTGGTTATTGGACAAGCTGCCGTTGAAGCAGGCATCGCCAGTCCGTTAATGGTCATTGTTGTTTCGTTAACTGCAATCTCTTCGTTTGCCATTCCCCAATATGATGCGGGAATTGCATTACGGATGCTGCGCTTTGCTGCTATGTTTTCAGCGGCGCTGCTTGGGATCTATGGTGTTGTCATGTTTACCCTGTTTCTCACTATTCATTTTGTCAAACTCAAAAGTTTTGGTATACCTTATGCCTCGCCCATGGTTCCCTATCGGTTGAATGATTGGAAAGACTTTTTGATACGTGCTCCCCTCTCGATGATGAAATTGCGGCCGCAGATGATGAATGTACAGGACCAAACACGGCAAAGGGAAGACCCGAAGGAAGGGAAATGA
- a CDS encoding spore germination protein, with protein sequence MRIPLTNHLHSNLNKIKEIIGNSSDLIIKEFLIGNGSIQMAVVYTDGLADKNTLDQYVLDPLMIGIKQDAELSAELLAHPDPMKLLKETVLTVEGLVDVTDFEALILAVLSGDCVILMENRDRAMVAGTRGWEHRGVEEPSAQSLIRGPREGFTESLRINTAMIRRKIKDSRLWLESREIGSVTRTEVAVMYLKGIADDSVIEEVRQRLDRIDIDGILESGYIEEYIQDETWSPFPTLLNTERPDVIAAGLLEGRIAIIIGGTPFVLLVPALFVQYFQSAEDYYQRWDISTLIRLIRYLCFLITLILPSLYVAVTTFHQEMIPTNLLVSLMAQREGVPFPAFLEALMMEITFEILREAGVRMPRAVGSAISIVGTLVIGQAAVQAGIVSAAMVIVVSITAMASFVIPAYNMSISIRILRFPLMVLGATFGLYGIVLGIILIVLHLCSLHSFGVPYMSALAPFQLSEQKDTLFRLPRWAMVSRPYSITRKNQRSDEEEDSPTMNSFH encoded by the coding sequence GTGAGGATCCCCTTAACAAATCATTTACATTCCAATTTGAATAAAATTAAAGAGATTATCGGAAACAGCAGCGATTTGATTATCAAGGAATTCTTGATTGGCAATGGTTCTATTCAAATGGCGGTCGTCTACACAGATGGGCTGGCGGATAAGAATACGCTGGATCAGTATGTCCTGGACCCACTGATGATCGGAATCAAGCAAGATGCAGAACTTAGTGCTGAATTGTTAGCTCATCCTGACCCGATGAAATTGTTAAAGGAGACTGTATTAACAGTCGAAGGCCTTGTCGATGTCACGGATTTCGAAGCGTTAATATTGGCGGTGTTATCCGGGGATTGCGTCATTCTAATGGAAAACAGGGATCGGGCAATGGTTGCCGGTACCCGCGGCTGGGAGCACCGAGGAGTTGAGGAACCCTCTGCGCAATCGCTTATCCGGGGACCGCGCGAGGGTTTCACGGAATCGCTGCGTATTAATACAGCTATGATTCGGCGTAAAATCAAGGATTCCAGACTATGGCTGGAATCCAGAGAGATCGGCAGCGTAACGAGAACCGAAGTAGCAGTCATGTACCTCAAAGGGATTGCTGATGATAGTGTCATTGAAGAAGTAAGGCAGCGATTGGACCGCATTGATATAGACGGCATATTGGAAAGCGGCTATATCGAAGAATATATTCAGGATGAAACTTGGTCGCCCTTTCCAACACTACTTAACACCGAGCGCCCCGATGTGATCGCCGCAGGCTTATTGGAGGGGCGCATAGCGATTATTATCGGCGGAACCCCGTTTGTTCTGTTGGTTCCAGCGCTGTTTGTCCAATATTTCCAATCGGCAGAAGACTATTACCAACGCTGGGACATTAGCACGCTTATCCGCTTGATTCGATATCTATGCTTCTTAATTACGTTGATCTTGCCTTCCCTGTATGTTGCCGTTACGACGTTCCATCAAGAAATGATTCCGACTAACTTGCTTGTTAGTCTGATGGCTCAACGGGAAGGTGTGCCTTTTCCGGCTTTTCTTGAGGCGCTGATGATGGAGATCACCTTCGAAATCTTGCGTGAGGCAGGTGTCCGAATGCCCAGGGCTGTCGGCTCGGCGATTTCAATCGTAGGCACGTTGGTCATTGGACAAGCGGCAGTTCAGGCCGGCATTGTATCTGCGGCGATGGTCATTGTGGTGTCGATTACAGCGATGGCCAGCTTTGTAATCCCTGCGTACAATATGTCGATCTCCATTCGTATACTTAGGTTTCCACTGATGGTGCTAGGCGCGACATTCGGCTTGTACGGGATCGTCCTTGGCATCATTCTGATCGTCCTACATTTGTGCAGCCTGCACTCATTCGGTGTACCTTACATGAGCGCTCTAGCTCCGTTTCAACTGTCAGAGCAGAAAGATACCTTATTCAGGCTTCCAAGGTGGGCAATGGTTTCACGTCCCTATTCCATAACCAGAAAAAATCAAAGGTCAGACGAAGAAGAAGATTCGCCAACCATGAACAGCTTTCACTAG
- a CDS encoding GerAB/ArcD/ProY family transporter — protein sequence MLQLDKGMISARQFTIIVILLMIGDSILIMPSDVASNAHQDAWIAGLLGIGYGLMATWNFTLLGGLYPKLSLIQYTPIIVGRWLGALINIIFLIYFMMTTMGISWEIGDFITSNVMPETPIEVIELLFYGAMIYAVRLGLGPIIRAGEVFFPWVVLILLVLIFMLAPAMELSQVKPILEHGVKPVLLGMLQAGTFPFVQMSCLLIILPQIKDSKKVKKNFLIGALIGGLALEIVLSQSILVLGEYLTGNTLYVSYALAKQVNVGNFLQRVEALIAVLWIITTFIKATIYFYVLNVGIAQFLKLKDYKMLTIPTAAICYALIFISAPNTSYFNDVASKKWLFYDMTIGLAIPLLLLAVYIVRKNKLKRMSGMNT from the coding sequence ATGCTTCAATTGGATAAGGGAATGATCAGCGCGCGCCAATTTACGATCATCGTCATTCTTCTCATGATTGGCGACTCCATTCTGATTATGCCTTCAGATGTGGCTAGCAACGCTCATCAAGATGCTTGGATAGCAGGACTGCTGGGAATTGGTTATGGCTTGATGGCTACCTGGAACTTTACCTTGCTGGGAGGACTTTATCCCAAGCTTTCCCTCATTCAATATACACCGATTATTGTAGGGAGATGGCTGGGGGCCCTTATAAATATTATTTTTTTGATCTACTTTATGATGACAACAATGGGGATCTCTTGGGAAATAGGTGATTTTATAACCAGTAATGTCATGCCAGAAACGCCGATAGAGGTTATTGAGTTGTTGTTTTATGGGGCGATGATTTACGCTGTGCGCCTTGGACTTGGGCCAATTATACGGGCTGGAGAAGTTTTCTTCCCATGGGTCGTACTCATTTTGCTAGTGTTGATATTCATGCTTGCCCCTGCAATGGAACTCAGTCAAGTAAAGCCGATATTGGAACATGGGGTGAAGCCTGTGTTGCTTGGCATGCTGCAAGCAGGCACTTTCCCATTCGTGCAAATGTCCTGCTTGCTCATTATCTTACCTCAAATTAAAGATAGCAAAAAAGTAAAAAAAAACTTCCTGATCGGAGCTCTTATAGGTGGCCTCGCACTAGAAATTGTATTGTCGCAAAGTATTCTTGTCCTCGGTGAATATTTGACTGGGAATACATTGTATGTCAGCTATGCGCTGGCTAAACAAGTTAATGTGGGTAATTTTCTGCAAAGAGTGGAAGCGCTTATCGCTGTTCTGTGGATTATTACCACGTTTATTAAAGCAACGATTTACTTCTACGTGTTAAATGTAGGCATAGCCCAATTCCTGAAGCTGAAGGATTACAAAATGTTAACCATTCCTACCGCTGCGATTTGTTATGCCTTGATCTTTATATCTGCGCCGAATACGTCCTATTTTAACGATGTGGCTTCAAAAAAGTGGCTTTTTTATGATATGACGATTGGTTTAGCCATCCCGCTTCTTTTATTAGCGGTTTATATCGTTCGGAAAAATAAGCTGAAGCGTATGAGTGGTATGAATACATGA
- a CDS encoding GerAB/ArcD/ProY family transporter: MIHPNDRITTPQASVILANILLGVGILTLPRLLADKMKTPDGWITVIVGGLISFGFGLIMVKLCQKFPGKTFFEYSQFIMGKWAGRALNVGVIIYFALFAGYEIRDMSEIIKYLLLEQTPKEFTILVLMCVGVYLTSGGMNPIARMLELILPFTLLIILFSFSLSLRLFELDNLRPVLGMGLGPVLKGLPETWRSFAGIETMLFFTAFMSRPEKAGKALLAGIGISVFIHVLTVITVLGGIPFEQVATLTWPTISIVRSYELTGFFLERYESLLIVVRLVQVFTGYVIYHYIVALGISQTFNKEIHRYIFIVLPVIFMIAMFPKSMNQLNELGEVIGKIFLCIICLVAPALFLITLLRKISHVPK, translated from the coding sequence ATGATCCATCCTAATGACCGTATTACGACACCGCAAGCCTCCGTAATCTTAGCCAACATCCTCTTGGGTGTGGGCATCTTGACGTTACCTAGACTATTAGCGGATAAGATGAAGACCCCGGATGGATGGATAACGGTGATCGTTGGAGGTCTGATCTCGTTTGGTTTTGGGTTGATAATGGTTAAGCTCTGTCAGAAGTTCCCTGGCAAAACTTTTTTCGAATACAGCCAATTCATTATGGGGAAATGGGCGGGGCGCGCGCTTAATGTAGGGGTAATCATCTACTTTGCACTCTTTGCTGGATATGAAATTCGTGATATGTCAGAGATCATCAAGTATCTCTTGTTGGAACAAACCCCCAAAGAGTTCACTATTCTTGTCTTGATGTGCGTTGGTGTCTATCTTACTTCCGGAGGGATGAATCCCATTGCGCGAATGTTGGAGCTAATTCTACCTTTCACTTTACTTATTATTCTCTTTAGTTTTTCGTTAAGCTTGAGACTGTTTGAACTCGATAATCTGCGCCCGGTGCTGGGCATGGGACTTGGTCCTGTGCTCAAAGGATTACCCGAAACTTGGAGATCCTTTGCAGGCATTGAAACGATGTTATTCTTTACTGCATTTATGAGCAGGCCGGAAAAGGCTGGCAAAGCACTATTGGCTGGCATCGGGATTTCCGTGTTCATACATGTGCTTACTGTAATAACGGTCCTGGGAGGCATTCCGTTTGAACAGGTTGCGACCTTGACATGGCCTACGATTTCGATCGTCCGTTCTTACGAACTTACCGGTTTTTTCCTCGAACGATATGAATCTTTGCTCATCGTGGTGAGGCTAGTACAAGTATTTACCGGGTATGTCATTTACCATTACATCGTTGCTCTTGGAATCTCTCAAACATTTAATAAAGAAATTCATCGATATATCTTTATCGTTCTGCCTGTGATTTTCATGATAGCCATGTTTCCCAAAAGCATGAACCAGCTGAATGAACTGGGTGAGGTGATTGGCAAAATCTTTCTATGTATCATTTGTCTGGTTGCACCTGCACTTTTTCTTATTACTTTGTTAAGGAAGATATCACATGTGCCCAAATAA